The Glandiceps talaboti chromosome 9, keGlaTala1.1, whole genome shotgun sequence genome window below encodes:
- the LOC144440106 gene encoding uncharacterized protein LOC144440106 gives MDLNVMTRLWDHRHVRILSLLYMCFVLQLQMSSAGKQYIVGNRGQPVSCTISIDPPFNELLTLQAILKYQNDGQEERFTISKQFSLIGEKSLDAFEGLSLEIVVHSTDSLIATLKVNDPESELENYVYNLAIILTYVHQGDEYNPVERCQFDLQTTTTTANHESVAISSDRQKASSSSDPHVTATIANHQSDLTGLEDMTSPLSGHAWDAERTIFTSIVTRFPPPDNTKPSNDQKQLEDEAPKPTSSVKTRSKSYVLDRGDGSPYLRPTEQYKDLHTNESNASTTSIIIICTLVLMVIILICIVVVLATKFRQIKNKKALKTSRGSIPQYHNVENGSTATTGDGDLNACTLEMT, from the exons ATGGACCTTAACGTTATGACTCGTTTGTGGGATCACCGCCATGTACGAATTCTCTCCCTGCTCTACATGTGTTTTG TTCTACAGTTGCAAATGTCATCAGCAGGAAAACAATACATAGTAGGTAACAGAGGTCAGCCAGTATCCTGTACTATCAGCATCGATCCTCCATTTAACGAATTACTCACTTTACAAGCTATCTTGAAATATCAGAATGACGGCCAAGAGGAAAGATTTacaatatcaaaacaattttCCTTAATTGGTGAAAAGTCGCTAGATGCTTTCGAAGGATTATCTTTGGAAATCGTCGTGCACTCGACGGACAGTCTCATAGCAACTTTAAAGGTCAATGACCCGGAATCAGAATTAGAAAACTATGTATACAATCTAGCTATTATTCTAACATATGTGCACCAGGGTGATGAATACAACCCAGTAGAGCGGTGTCAGTTTGATTTACAAACGACTACAACAACTG CCAATCACGAGTCAGTTGCAATATCATCCGATCGCCAGAAAGCTTCGAGTTCATCTGATCCCCACGTGACAGCTACAATAGCCAATCACCAAAGCGATTTGACAGGACTTGAAGATATGACATCACCATTGTCAGGTCATGCGTGGGATGCAGAAAGAACAATATTCACATCTATTGTCACTAGATTCCCACCTCCAGATAATACCAAGCCTTCAAATGATCAAAAACAACTTGAAGATGAAGCTCCAAAACCTACATCATCAGTGAAGACAAGATCAAAATCATATGTTCTAGATAGAGGTGATGGGTCGCCATATCTTAGACCAACGGAGCAGTACAAAGATCTCCATACAA aTGAAAGCAATGCAAGTACGACATCAATTATAATTATTTGTACTTTAGTTCTGATGGTGATTATTCTTATCTGTATTGTTGTGGTTTTGGCGACTAAGTTCAGgcagataaaaaataaaaaggcCCTCAAAACATCAAG GGGATCGATACCACAGTATCACAACGTGGAGAATGGGTCTACGGCTACGACTGGTGACGGCGATTTAAATGCATGTACACTTGAAATGACGTGA